The nucleotide sequence AGGACGGATCAGAGACTAACTCACGAGACTGCCTCCGCTATGTGTCCCTTGGGATAGCCTTTCTgttgctggctggagctgctgcagcaaccTGGTATTTCCTAGGTAAAAATTCAACAGCTTTAGACCCCATGCAGGAGATAGATGTGTGTGCTCAAAGCACAATTACCAACTCTGAGTGATCTTTCCAGACTCGTTCATAGGTGTAaacccctctctctctgtcagCAAGgtgatccagagaagggcaacaaagctggggaggggtttggagcacaatgaggagagactgagggagctggggttgcttagcctggagaagaggaagctcagaggagaccttattgctctctacaactacctgaagggaggttgtagccaggtcggggttgggctcttcttccgggcggccagcaccagaacaagaggacacagtctcaagctgcaccagggaaggtttaggctggatgttaggaagaagttcttcatagaaagagtgattggccattggaatgggctgcccagggaggtggtggagtcactgtcactggaggtgtttaggaagagattggatggggttcttggtgctatggtttagttgattagatggtgttgggtgataggttggacttgatctcgaaggtcttttccaacctggttacttctattctattctgttggcAGACTACAGACCATGGCACCTGGAACCAGCCATCCTGCAGTTTTACTGTGGCAGCCTCCAGGTCCTTAACCGCCGATACTTCCCGGACCTTGGGCGGCTGGAGTCCAGAGCCTTCTGGTTGGAGTCAGCGAAGCTCCAGAACATGGTGAGGGCAATTTCATGACCAGAGCTGGCCTTGAGGCAGTTCAGTCAGTAGAAAGAACATGAGGTTAGTTACCCCCATCCAAGTGACAGACTTGATGGGGCTGTACAGCAAAAGGGATGAAAAATAAGGGTGGCCATAGGTCCTTTGCCACTGTAACAGTACACAATAGTTATTGGATGACGTTCTCgttgcagctgaaggaactgattCGTGCCACAGAGCTGGGTCGATACTACAACTCGAGCACAGTGTATGCCTTTGGGTGAGTAGCACCCACAGCatatttgcttgtttgtgtgtGAAAGCTTCCAGTCAATTGTACTCTGGCTTCACTGAAATCTGGCCATAACAAGCTGCTGGGCAGACCAGATCTAGAATGGTTCCAtcataggatagggtaggataggataggattaaccaggttggaaaagacctttgagatcattgagtccaacctatcatccaacaccatctaatcaactaaaccatggcaccaagcaccccatccagtctcttcctaaacacctccagtgatggtgactccatcacctccctggtcagcctattccaatggccaatcactctttctatgttcctaacatccagcctaaacctcccctggcacagcctgagactgtgtcctcttgttctggtgacaGATCTGAGGAATATTTTGACATTCATCTTTACCTATGGTCATGATGAAAAGCCAAAACTGAGACATTTTTCAGACAAGCTAAAGTTTAAGAaaggagggggcggggggggtggggggggggaaggaatcaCTGGGAagaatgaggaaagaaaaaagtcttGGCATTCTCAGTAGAAACTAAGCAGCTGGACATTAATTTCTCTAATTCAAGAAAGTCATTTTATGGACTGATATTCTAGGCACCAGAAGGGAGAGGCCAGAATACATCATGGAAAAGGTATTCCAGCCCAGCGGCACGGTCCATCTGGGAACAGGGCAACAGTATGGGACAGATGGACTGCAGCTTGGCAGGGCAATACACTAGATCAAGGAAGCAGGAAAAACTTCCAAACTAACATCTACATTTTCTTCTGATTTATTTATCATTTTTAATGGGAAACTACACCCCTACATTTGTCCTAAGCTAAGGAAAATCCCAATTTTCAACTGGGGAGAGAGAAGTTTCACTTgcaattcttcctccagcctGTAACTGAACAAAGGTTTGTTTCAAcatctcttccccctccctcagccaATTTTCTCTGCCAGCTGGTTGGACAGAGCTTGCCCAgtcacagcctcctgcagcttgaGCCTGCCCAGCATTAATGGCTTGTGGTAAGGTACTGAGTCATAAATCATTGAGTTGTCACCACTGGGAGGTGAGACAATGAAGTCTTGAGGGTTTCTTTTCAGCCCTGGGTCAGTAGTAACTAAAGGTCATTTCTACCTGAAATAAGACTGCTCATTAGACCAGTCTTGATTAATTATCACATTAATGTGACTACATATGGCCATCACTGAAACCAGATGGTATAAAAtggcttccttccccccccaaagaCTGAGCATTCACTAGCAGCATGGACACAGCAGCTCTCCTACCCCTCTTAGAGCAATTcctccagctcacagcagcGAGCTGAAAAGTCCACACAGATATGCTTGTGGAAGAATAGTGTGGGGTTAATCTCTGGGGTTTGCTAGGTTTAACATGCTATTTCTCTGCTAGGGAGGGAGCTCTGACCTTCTTCTTCTGGTTTGCCCTCCAAATCCCTGAGAGCCAGCAGAAGGAGGTGACTGCTGAGAGGGTAAACACAACGCTCCACCAAGAGCTCTCCACCAGATTTAACAGCTCAGGCAGCCTGTCCTACCAGACGGAGTACAGAGTCAACCCAGACTCACTGATCCTGCTGGGTAAGTACCAGCTGCTCACCTCTGGCCTAAGCAGTCTGAAATACTCCAAGATTCACAAGGTGATGAAGGGAAGTTAGGAAAAAATGTCAGAAGTCACTACTGAGGGGGATAGGAGAAACCTGAAGAGACTGGGGGGAAAGTGAGGACCAGGGGATACAATGAGATATATTTCTACCTGATAGAGGAGAACAGAGGTCTGGTTGACAAAACAAAGCATCCTTCCTTCGAAAAAGTAAAGATTATTTTGATATCTAGCTGACAATAACCACCAAGgtaacttttttttctcccatcagCTTTGGCTCTGTGGAGTAAGATCTTACACAAGTCATGACTTTGATCAGCTCAGCTCAAAAATAGCAAGCAATCAGGTTTCCTACTTTCCTTTGGGAGATTACACCAGGCTACTTGATTGAGAGAAGAACAAAGGCAGCATACCTGGGTCACCACTAGTCTTCCTCTGAGACAAGGCAACTGAAGTAGCCACTTGAGTTCTTGATATAGGATTTCAAAGATGATTAATTTTTGTCCACAGCAAAGATCCCAGCCTGTTTAAAAAGCCACCCCTACAGAACTGCTCTGGaaaaatctgtgaatctgtaagcCAGACTTTAGATGAAGGGCTTGGGATATGTCTCtattcaatagaatagaatagaatagaatagaatagaatagaatagaatagaatagaatagaagagtagaccaggttggaagagaccttcaagatcatcacatccaacccatcatccaacaccacctaactaaaccaagcaccctatcaagtctcctcctaaacacctccaatgatggtgactccaccacctccctgggcagcacattccaatggccaatcactctctctatgaagaatttcttcctaacctccaatctaaacctcccctggcacagcttgagactgtgtcctcttgttctggtgctggttgcctgggagaagagaccagccccctcctggctgcaacctcccttcaggtagttgtaaagagcaataaggtctcccctgagcctcctcttctccaggctaagcaaccccagctccctcagcctctcctcatagggctgtgctccaagcccctccccagctttgttgtctttctctggacatattccagcaactcaacatctttcctaaactgagaggcccagaactgggcacaggactcaaggtgtggcctaaccagtgcagtgtacaggggcagaatgacctccctgcatcCAAGTCCAATGGAACTGGTATTTGGTCTTTATGAGACTTAAGTTCTCAGCCAGATCTGATCCCTCTTACAGAGCCCCCAAACCTCACAGGTTTTCAGAACACATtgtgtttcttctcttcccttgggCCTCTCATTTCCAAGTTTCTTCTTCCCAGGAAAAGTTACATCCgcaaggctttttttccccagacacATTATCTTGCATTTTTCCAGGGTgaaatattttaattcttttaatCTTTTCCCTCCACATCTCTTTGGTTTTGAGGTTCATTTTTGGGAGTCTCTGAAGAAAATTTgatctccctttttttccccactccctCATCCAGACCCTCATGTTAAGATCTTATTTCTGGAGCATCTCTTGAAGACATCTCTTCCCACGATTGCCATTAGTCACTTACTTCTACTTATGATTTGTTTCCAGCATAGCAAACATTTTGCTGAGCCAATTTATGTTAACTTTCTTAAGATATCATAAGATAATGTGTGAAATGCTTCCAAGTCAGCCCATCCAGcatttttccttcatttattCATTTCATAACATAACTCATAAACAAATCAAACCGACGGTGCCATTCTTTTCGCCGGTCCCAGTTCACTCTTACTCCCTTCGCATCTGTTTCACTGTTTTATTCATTTCAGCAGACCACATTTCTTTCTATTTTGGAATTAGCATACCAATCATAgtctctccagctcctgctttccCTAGTCCTTTCCTCTCCAGTCAGAAGCATGGCCCTAGCAACTCAGGCAAAAGCCAAAAATCTCTTACGCTGTTTGGCCAGGGTGACCGCAAGGCAGTCACTTAACCTCTGGCTTCATTTGCTCTGTAAAATTGGAGTAGAAACTTAGCTAGCTAATAGCAGGTAATTAGCACTTCATTGCTTTCTGGCAGACTCATTTGCTGACCTCCTTAGCTCTAAAGCTCTAGGTTTCCCTGCCACCTGCTTTAAGACACAGAGTTGGAAACCCTTGACTAGCACAGGAACCTCTCCAACCTCTCCAGCACTTGATTTCTGCTAACAGCTGCTCTCACACAAAGACACTAGAGTCCCCTTACCCCCAAAGTGTTTAAAGACTTCCCTCTCCTTACAAGAACTCAGGTCTAGTACTTCAGAGAAAACATTACTTGATGGGAGCTCAGCATACATCCTTCCCTACAGCACAAACTTCTTCAGGAGCCTGCCTTATGCCTGCAGGATCATCTTTTCCACATCTGTTTTTGCCATGACAAAATTGCTCAGCTCTCCCCACAGAATTGCAGGCTCTGCTTAGGATCTACAAAAGACCAAAGCCCTGACCTAGGCAAGCCCCCAACAGCAATTCTCACACCCAACTGACCTCAGGGTGCCTTTTGTTTTGGCAGTTATTCCCAGTAGCACCTGATCTCTGGCCGCTTCCAGTTcagctgggaggctggagcaaagcCCAGCTCTCCTATTGTCCACCCTGTGACTCTGTTTTGCACAGATTTGTAGTCCTTGCATTCTCTGCATCTCCCTTCTCCACAGGTGAACTCTATTAGGATGTTTAGTAGCTCATCAACCAGTGGTCATCAAGAAGCCGTTCTCCACCCTCAGTAACTCACTTTtcagtgagagagagaaggggaggggtgAGGACTCCTAGAAGTGGGGTTGTGCCCTGTGgtgtggctggcagaggagcaagatgGCTGCCTGGAGCAatgcccagccctcctggaaaGGAGAAGTGGTCCTGGaatagcacacacacacaaaaaaaatgagcaacaggaaaaaattaaaaggcaCAAAAGCCTGTGGTGGGCTGGAAGGCAAGAACTTGGGCTCTTGTATTTGGAGTGGAGACCAGAGAAATTTCTCAGGCTGATGGGGTGCAGAAGGCATGGCTGAAACAAGTCCCTGGGGACAGTCAAAGTACCTGGAGTATGCCCTACAGTGAAGCTGTGAGCCATTTGTGAAGGAAATAAGGGAGTCCCCCCCCTGCCAAgctagctctcaggcactatcaGTTTATCTTTTTGTTTATCTTCCTTTATATATTTTCTTTCTAACAGAATCCAGTGTGAAAGACATAGTAGTGCTGAAATCCACTCTGGGTAGGctatcttttcctttccttttgagTTTATGACTTTGTGGGAGGGATTTTTACAGGGGGCAGAAAGCTTGTTGGTTTCCTGGAGTGGAAGTTGCTGGGAAAGGCAGatgagaagagcagcaagggaagaccagagctgctgcttggccaGATCCGAACTACGTGATCCAGTTACATGCTGGATGGCTCTGAGCATCTTCACCCCtctggcccagcagcacagcactgtgcagagataccagctcccaggggcagtGCAGCCATGGTAGTCTTCCCCCTGACCTAATGAATCCTGtggaacagctctgtgtgctggcacAATGGTGCTAGTTCCAGGCCCCATTCAATTCTTCtgagtggggtggggggttccctgcttggctctgcactggatgtGCCGTCAGTCATTTGGGAGTCTGTTGCCTTGGCAATGTTTGAAGATGCTTTTAGTTATTTCAGGCAGTGTTACAGCTTGCATTAGATATACTATTAGAAACTCACAATTAAGCTTTTACTCTGGGAGCCTGCTGAAACTTGGAAATCAAACGAGGAGGATGTAAAGCCAGGACGAATATGGAagtgagaggagaaagaggtgaaaaagaaaataaagccaaTGGAAGatagctgtgctgtgctgataTTTTAAGGCTGAAGTAGTATTAGCTTAACCAAGGAAGAGGGAACAGCTCTTACAGAGAGAAACTGGGGTGATGGTATGAGGGGACTGGTGCCACCACAACATACATGGAAGTGAACTGAGATCACTGGGATGAGTCAGTCTTACTCTGAAATAGGACTCCACTGATGTCCCAAGTGACAATCCTATATCTTAATTTCCCTTACAACCACCCCTaagcctccctctgcctccactTACATCACCCTGAGGTTTAAATTCCTTTTTCTGTCCTCTGGATTCAGGTTGCTACAGGTACAGCTATGTCCAGGAGGATGACGTCCTAAGGTTGGAGGGTCCTGACTACCTGGCATCCAGTTGTCTTTGGCACCTGCACAGCCCGGAGGGCTACATGAtcaagctgcacctggagtGGACTCTCACAGACTGCAGGGATCGCCTGGCTATGTATGACACAGCCGGGCCCCTGGAGAAACACCTCATCACCTCGTAAGTAGCTCCTGAGCAGAGCAAGcatggcagggaagctgggcaggatggCACAGCACACCACAGCAGGGGAAGGTGTTAGACTACACCAGAGGAAATTCTCTTTGATGCACAACCTGCCTCTTAGCTGAAGTCACTGATGTGGGACATCACATGGGCAGCTGTGCAGTCTGAGACTACAGCAGCAAGAGCTGTCTCTGATGCATTTGATTCAGCAGGCGTGTGCTGTGGATAACAGAGATTTccactgtctttttttttcctccttctcttttgttTGCTCATTTCTTACTTCACTCACATCCTTTTGTCTCCCCAAGGGTCTACGGCTGCAGCCGGCAGGAACCTGTTGTGGAAGTGCTTTCCTCTGGCCCTGTCATGTCTGTTGTGTGGAAGAAAGCCATGTACAGCTACTATGACCCCTTCATCCTCTCAGTGCAAGCAGTGCCCCTCAAAGGTGAGGAAAGCTGTTTGTGGGTTGCCATGGATACAGGAAAAAGATAGGTTATCTCCTACAACATCACATCTCCTAGAGGTGCTCCACCCACAGCAGGGGCAGAATTCACTCTCGATTGCAAGGGCAGAGATGGTCAGTAAAAACAGATTGGATGTTGCTCCCTCACCTGTGCATCTGGCTCAAGTCTTTACAGTCTTCTCAGTTTGGAGAGCAGAGCATGAATGACCACAATATTTTAAGAGAAGACCACAGTACTTTAAGAGAAGACCAAACTTTCACATAAGGACAGACCAGATATGGCCTGGACATCACATCCAGATGCACTTGCAGACATATTCAATTCAAGACTCTGAGGCAGCAATATACATTAgcactgcccttctccagacaagaggaaaaggctaaAAGTCTTGCCAGATTAAAATGGCCCCATGAAGAGGGATGGTGGAACATCCCAGTTACCTTCAACATAAGGTCTTAGAccccctttttccctctcttacAACAGGATGAGCACATGTCATGCCCAGGCTGAGGTTGAGCTGACAGGTAGCAGGGCTTTCAATGTCTCTATTTACAGCCTGTGAAGTGAACATAActctgcaggagaggctggagatgcAGGGGAAGATTGGCACCCCACACTACCCCAGTTACTACTCACCCAATACACAGTGCACCTGGCACATGACGGTAAGGACCAGCTCCCACAAGAGCATCCACCCCGTCCCTGAAACCCCTGTGGTGCTCCCCACATCAGGAAGGGGTGCAGCCAGTGCTCTCAGTCAGATCACTGTGAGCAGCAAGCTCAGGGTGGCAGCCTGCCTAGCCTCCACATAATGTgtgtttctgaaggagaaggagtCTAATATTGCATGCTGGCACAGAGGTGCCATAGCTGAAGATGAACCTGAAATCTGATCTTCAGGGAATTTCTTCAAGGCAGAACCAGATTGCTTGAAATTGCCAGgacaccctgggctgcagcatggcCCAGTTTATGGGCTGCTTCCTTCTGGCCTGCAATGAGTTAATTGTCAGCTCTATCCTGAACATTTCATGCCATACTGAGTGGGCTGCAGCACTCATAGGAGTCATCTACACTCTGCTCTGGACCTCCTTGCCTGCAGGTCCCATCCCTCAGCTATGGGGTCACCCTGTGGTTCGATGCCTACTCACTCAGCAGACAGAAACAGGACCTGCCCTGTACCCAAGGCCAGTGGATAATTCAGAACAGAAGGTGTGTGCCAGGGTCCTGTTTCTGTCTCTCACTTTTCACATTGGATTAAACTGGGATTAAACCTCTGTGAATTCCCCACTGACTTCAGACACCTGGTCTGAGGAAGAAGAGCTtatcaccaccctcagtggccACTGTTTATGCTGGTGCCTCAGGCTTTTCTACTTCTTTTCAGCCTCTCTTGCTCATAGGCTCCCCAGTGTGTCTATTTCTTACAGGTTTGCTCTGAGCTACCAGCCTGCCTTCTCTGTCTTGCTGTCTGTATCATTCTTCCTAGTTTCCTCCTGTGTGTGTAACCTTGGTGTCCTCCCACGTCTCCTGGGTTTGCAAACCTGCCTGTCACAACCTCTGCAATATTACCTCTGTGAGCCTTTGCCTCGCATACACCTCCGTACAGATCTTCCACCTAGCTCCATATCTCCTGCTTTGACTTCAGCTATTTCCTACTGTGAGACTTCCCAAAATTAGCCATTCACATGTAGCTAGgtctgctgcccacccctgccctggtgctgttGCCATTTtgccctcccagcctcccccccaACACCTAGTTTGTGTGGCTCacttcccagccagccccactgAGCCTCCTTGTCCCACTTTGCtgtcctccttccctgcctaagAAATCCTGCCTGGGTTTGCTTCTCAGGTTGTGTGGCCTCCGGACCCTGCAAGACTACGCTGAGCGGATCCCAGTCACATCCTCTGCTGACATCACCATCACCTTCACCTCACAGATCTCCTTAACTGGCCCTGGTGTTCAGGCAGCTTACAGCCTGTACAACCAATCTGACCGTAAGTTCaggcttctccctgctccttagCAGAGTGGTGGCTACCAGCAGACCCCATGTTTGTGTTAGGAGAAACACCAGACATCCTGTGAGCCCTGTGCCGTCTGCCCATGAGGCACATTCTCACAACCCAGTGATGCACACACCACTGGTGTCCCAAAAAGAAGAGGCACtttatagaattatagaatgggacctccaaaggtcatctagtcaaactcccctgaagtcagcagggagatCCTctactagaacaggctgctcagagccctgttgagcctgaccttgaatatctgcagggatagggcctcaactacctccctgggcaacctgttgcagcgctccaccaccctcattgtgcagaacttgttcctaacatccaatctgaatctagtctgctctcatttcaaaccattgcccctcatcctgtcactgca is from Dryobates pubescens isolate bDryPub1 chromosome 15, bDryPub1.pri, whole genome shotgun sequence and encodes:
- the TMPRSS6 gene encoding transmembrane protease serine 6; translated protein: MPLMEAEEQEEDSSSLSKDGSETNSRDCLRYVSLGIAFLLLAGAAAATWYFLDYRPWHLEPAILQFYCGSLQVLNRRYFPDLGRLESRAFWLESAKLQNMLKELIRATELGRYYNSSTVYAFGEGALTFFFWFALQIPESQQKEVTAERVNTTLHQELSTRFNSSGSLSYQTEYRVNPDSLILLESSVKDIVVLKSTLGCYRYSYVQEDDVLRLEGPDYLASSCLWHLHSPEGYMIKLHLEWTLTDCRDRLAMYDTAGPLEKHLITSVYGCSRQEPVVEVLSSGPVMSVVWKKAMYSYYDPFILSVQAVPLKACEVNITLQERLEMQGKIGTPHYPSYYSPNTQCTWHMTVPSLSYGVTLWFDAYSLSRQKQDLPCTQGQWIIQNRRLCGLRTLQDYAERIPVTSSADITITFTSQISLTGPGVQAAYSLYNQSDPCPGEFLCSVNGLCVPACDGIKDCPNGLDERNCVCPAKFQCHEDSTCIEFSRVCNQQLDCVNGSDEEQCSEVVPCGPFTYRCEDGTCVKKPNPLCDTTADCKDLSDEKYCDCGLQAPLSRIVGGANSVEGEWPWQASLQVRGRHICGGTLVADRWVVSAAHCFQDDRLASASIWTVYLGKYFQNATSHTEVSFKVIRLFLHPYYEEDSHDYDVALLQLDHPVIISPLIQPICLPAPSHLFEPGLHCWITGWGALKEGGHISNILQKVDVQLIQQDICNEAYHYMISPRMLCAGYQMGKKDACQGDSGGPLACKEPSGRWFLAGLVSWGMGCARPNHYGVYTRITQVLGWMNQTMS